A window of Thermodesulforhabdaceae bacterium genomic DNA:
GGTGACTATATCGACGAAGCGATTATTCTCTGCCAAGACGAACTTAGAAAATCAGGTTACTTTGGCGATCACAACCACCTCACCTCTCTTACTTTCTGGGATATGAGATACGCCGGACCAAAGGAAGCTATATTCCATGCTATTCTCCGCACCAATCTTGGACTAACTCATCATATGTATGGCCGGGATCATGCTGGTGTGGGAACCTACTATGGACCCTATGATGCTCATTACTTGCTTGAAAGTGTAAAGAATGAGCTAAACATTACCCCAGTTTATTCTATGAACTGGCTCTATTGTCCGCACTGTGGTGAAGTGACTTCAGAAGGACTGTGTAATCACAAGAAAGAATGGCAGAAATTCAGCGGAACGGTTATAAGAAGTATTATTCTCGACGGAGTTAAGCCGCCAAGATTGATCTTCCGACCAGAAGTGTTTGATCTGGTAATGGAATGTGCTGAAAAGTATGGGTTTGGATCACCCTTCGTAACAGATGAATATCTTCAGAACAGAACACCGGTATTTACAATACCACCACTGGGATAATTAAGGAGGAGATAACCATGGCAGAGGAAAAATATCCAATTAACATCTGGATTAACGAAGAACGTTATGAAAAACTTAAAGCCGTTGGACTTGCCAACCTTTGCGAAGAAATGCTTGCCGGGCTAAAAGTTCTTAGAGTGTATGCAAACGATGCTCAGAAAGATAAGATTCTTAAAGTATTTCCAACGGCAAAATTTGACTCCGCCACAACAAAAAGTATCGAACTTCTTCCTAGAGACGTAAAAGATAAGATGTTTGATCTGGTTATTGAAAAGAAAAGCGTTGATATTATGGATGAATTTCTCAGCAAATATTAAAATTTGAAACACTTAAGGGGGCTCCCGATCCGGGAGATCCCCCTTTGTTAGTTGTTTTGCTTGTTAACACAAGGTCTAATTTTGTCAAATTTATAGATAGCAAGATTTTAGGGGTCGGGTAAAACTTGCCAAAGAAGCAAGAGATTTTTTTCACAGTTATAACTTGACAAGAACAGCATGGTTTCAGTAAATGATGTCTTGGCTATAGTGCTACGGGGTGTCGCAGAATTAAATCTTTGGGATTAAGTCGAGGTCGCCATGCTTGAAAGCTATGTTCCGATTTTAATTCTTGGGGTTATATCGGTTGGTTTTGCTTTTGTCACTCTCCTTCTATCTCACCTTATAGGAGAGCAAAAACCATCCGATACTAAACTTATGCCCTATGAATGTGGTAACATTCCCATAGGGCATGCTAGAGAACGATTCCCTGTTAAGTTTTACATCATTGCTATGCTTTTTATTATCTTCGATGTGGAAGTGGCTTTTATGTTTCCTTGGGCGGTTCTGTATGAACATCTTGGGATGTTGGGTCTGGTGGAAATGCTTATCTTTGTGATAATCCTCATGCTAGGGCTTGCCTATGTGTGGGGAAAGGGGGGGCTGGAATGGGAATAGAAAAAAATCTTGCCAATCTTGGTATTGTAACAACCTGCCTCGATAAGGTCCTCAATTGGTCAAGAAAAAATTCCCTCTGGCCCATGACCTTCGGTCTTGCCTGTTGTGCTCTAGAAATGATGGTAACTGTTTCGGCTCGACATGACATCGCTCGTTTTGGAGCTGAGGTATATCGAGGTTCACCCAGACAGGCTGATCTTCTCATTGTTCCTGGCACCTTAACCAAGAAGATGCTTCCCATGGTTCTAAGACTTTATGAACAAATGCCTGAACCCAAGTGGGTGATCGCTTATGGAAATTGTGCATGCACGGGGGGTGTCTTCAGGACCTATAACGTGGTTCAGGGGATAGATCAGTATATACCTGTCGATGTTTATATGGCAGGGTGTCCACCAAAACCGGAGTCCCTTCTTACGGCAATAATGATGTTGAGGGATAAAATAGACAAGGAATCATTAAAAAATAGAGGATAGAAGCTGATTATGAATCGGCAGGAAATCATAGACAGGATCCAGGGGAAGGTTTCATCCCTTATCGCGGGCACTTCTCAAGGCATAGATTATCCTGTGGTGTATGTAAATAAGGAGCATCTTATTGAATTTATGAAATTCCTTAAGGAGGATGAGGAGTTATCCTTTGATCTAATTTCCGATGTTACGGCAGTAGATTATCCGGATCGGAATCCCAGGTTTGATGTGGTTTACCACATATTTTCTATAAAAAACGGTCAAAGAATTCGAGTAAAGGTGCCCGTAGGTGATGGGGAAGGTGTAGAAAGCGTTACGTCTGTATGGCGAGGAGCAGAATGGCTTGAAAGAGAAGTATATGATATGTTTGGCATAACCTTTTATAACCATCCGGATCTTAGAAGGATACTGATGGAAGAGGACTTTAAGTATTATCCTCTTAGGAAAGACTTCCCACTAGAAGGAATTGAGGAATAGCAAAATGACAGTAGAAGGGAATGAAACCAGAAAAGAAATGATTCTAAACATGGGACCTCAGCACCCCGCGACTCACGGGGTATTGAGGCTTTTGTTACACCTTGAAGGGGAAGTAGTTAAAAAAACCATTCCCATAATTGGCTATCTACACCGTGGTGTAGAGAAACTTGGGGAAAATAGGACTTACATACAAAACATTGTCTTTACAGATCGCTTAGATTATACCGCCTCAATGAGCAATAATTTGTCCTATGCGCTTGCCGTGGAAAAGCTCTGTGGGATTGAAGTTCCTGAACGCGCTAGAGTTATTCGGGTAATAATGACGGAACTTCAACGAATTGCGGCGCATCTCCTGTGGTTAGGAACTTACGCTTTGGATATCGGAGCGATGAGTGTTTTCTTTTATTGTTTTCGGGAACGTGAAAAAATTCTTGATATGTTTGAGATGGTTTCGGGGCAAAGGTTAACTCCTTCCTACATCTGTATTGGTGGTGTAAGACGGGATATTGATGATAAGTTTCTGGAAGCTCTTAAGGTTTTCTGTGATACTTTTAACGACTACGTCAAAGACTACGAAAATCTCCTAACTAAAAACCCCATCTGGATTGAGCGACTCAAAGATGTGGCAGTGCTTTCAGCAGAGGATGCCATCAACTGGGGAGTCACGGGTCCTGTGCTTAGAGCCTCTGGAGTAAAGTTCGATTTTAGAAGAGCAACCCCCTATTGCGGATACGAAAATTACGAGTTTGACATTCCTGTTGGAACTAAAGGTGATTGCTATGATAGATATCTGGTAAGAGTTGAAGAAATGCGCCAGTCCAACAGGATCTTGAAACAGGCAATGAAAGACATTCCCGATGGCCCCATTATGGCTGACGTGCCCTTCATAGCTTTTCCCCCTAAGGACCAGGTCATGAATAATATTGAAGCTCTGATTAAACACTTTAAGATCGCATCCGGAACTTTTCAAATTCCAAAAGGAGAAGTTTATAGTTCTATCGAAAATCCAAAAGGGGAACTTGGCTTCTACATTGTTTCGGATGGTTCGTCCAAGCCTTACCGTATGAGAATAAAATCGTCCTGTTTTGTAAACCTTTCGGCTTTGCCTTTTATGACTCAGGGATGCCTTGTTGCCGACCTTATCGCGGCACTTGGTAGTATTGATATCGTTCTTGGTGAAATTGATCGCTAAAGTAAATTGAACCCAAGAGATGGTGAGAGTAAGCGATGATACTCTTTAGCTCATGGCAAGGAGAAATTGTAGATAATAGAGGTGTAAAGAAGGCTAAGAAACCAAAAGCGATAGCTCTGCCGGAAGAATTTAAGCCGGGAGAAAAAATTAAAGCCTTCTTTGGATGGGACGGGATTGTGGTATGCGACGATTCTGTTGATCTCATCGATATGGCTTTAAATTATGCAGATGCGATGCTTAAAGAATCCTGTGGAAAGTGCACTCCCTGTGGCCAGGGATCTCGCTTTATGCGGTCTTTTCTAGAGAAGTTGGCTAAGGGAGAAGCTACAAAGGACGACGTAGATGCGCTCCGGTCTCTTGCAGTTCTTATAAAATCCACTTCAAAATGCTCTATAGGACAGACTGCTCCAGTGCCTATATTGCATGTTCTTGAGTATTTTTCAGATGAGGTTGAAAAAAGAATTGCGTCGAAGAAGCCGGCTCAGGCTGGAAATTACCGCTACTCTGTTACAGCTCCATGTAAAAATGCCTGTCCAAGCAATCTGGATATTCCTCGGTATGTTGAGGAGATTAGAGATGTGCGGTTTGAGGAATCTCTGTCAATCATACGGGAGATGACCTGTCTTCCTGGAACTCTTGGGCGAGTATGTGTCCGTCCCTGTGAATCTAATTGTCGTCGAGCCCTTGTGGAAGGATCGGTATCAATAAAATGGTTAAAAAGGTTTGCCGCCGATTTTGAATTTGAACATAGAAAAAAACCCCGGATAACTAAAGTTCCTGCTACCACAGGAAAGCGAGTTGCTATCGTGGGAGCTGGGCCTGCGGGGCTTTCATGCGCTTTTTACCTTGCTCTCAAAGGCCACAGTGTAACTATTTTCGAAAAATCGAAAGAACCTGGTGGAATGGCTACATATGGAATTCCTGATTATCGATTACCTCCAGACGTTCTTAGACGACATGAGGTTGATATCATTAAAGGTTTAGGCGTTGAAATTCGTTATGGTGTTGAAGTTGGTAAAGACGTAATGATCATGGATCTTCACAGGGACTACGATGCCGTCTTTATAGGTGTTGGTGCTCAGACCAGTGCTAAAATGGGTATAGAAGGTGAAGATAAAGGATACAGGGGGTTCATTCCAGGTGTTAGATACCTTTACGACATAAACAATGGTATTGATCCTTATCCTGAAGGAAAGCGTGTAGTGGTTGTTGGCGGTGGTAATGTGGCGATGGACTGTGTGCGATGTTCCTTCAGAGTGGGTAAAACTGATGTGCATCTTGTTTATAGACGTTCTCGAGCCGAAATGCCGGCGGATCCAGAGGAAATTCACGATGCAGAAGAGGAAGGGGTGATCTTTCACTTCCTTTGTAATCCCACAAGAATTATCGAACAGGATGGTAAAGTAGTTGGAGTTGAACTCATTAAGATGGAACTCGGAGAGCCGGATCAAAGCGGAAGAAGACGACCGGTTCCAGTTCCAGGATCAGAGTTCATCCTGGAAACCGATATTCTGATCCCTGCTATAGGTCAGGCTGTTGACCTTTCTTTTTTGGCTGGCTGTAAAGATATAAAACTTACCAAATGGAAAACCATAGATGCTAATCCGGACACCTTTGAGACTTCAGTTAAGGGAATTTTCGCCGCGGGAGATTGCGTGACGGGACCTGATGTGCTGGTTAGAGCCGCTGGTGGAGGAAGAAAAGCTGCCGATAGGATTGATCAATATCTCAGAGGTATTGAACCTGGTCCCGATGAAGAGGAACTCTTCGATAAGTTGTTTTCAACCATTAAGGTTTTCAACAAGAATGAAAAGATAGAAGTTCCGGACGGTATGGAAAGAAAGGAACTTCAAAAGCTGGATCCAGAAAAGAGAAAATGGACCTTTGAAGAAGTAGAAAAAGGTTACACACCGTCTGAAGCAATATATGAGGCGCAGAGATGCCTTAGGTGTTATCGTATAGGAATGATAGCCTGTTAAGGGTATCTTTTTGAGAAGCAAATATAAAAGGGGATTGGATGCCAGCTATGATAACTGTAACGATAGATGGGAGAGAAATTCGAACTGAAGCGGGGAAGACGATCCTTGAGGTGGCGAGAGCTAATGGGATTCATATCCCTACTCTGTGCTTTCTCGAGGGGCTTCTCCCAATAGGAGCTTGCAGGCTTTGCATTGTAGAAATTGACGGATACGATCAGCCCCAGCCTTCCTGTGTCCAAGTGGTTACAGATGGAATGAACATTAGAACCGATACGGATAATCTCCGCCAGATGAGGCGAGATATCCTCAAGCTACTTCTTCTTGAACATCCACTGGATTGTCCTATCTGCGATAAGGCAGGGGAATGCACACTGCAGGATCTGGTTTACGAGCTAGGTTATGATACCAAGATAGTGGAAGGGGCTGCTGGAGTGCCAATGCTTCATAAGCCTCCAGAGGCATGGTCCACAATTGGTATCAAATACTTTCCCAGTCGCTGTGTTGTCTGTCAACGTTGCGTGCATGTCTGTTTGGAAAAGGTAGGGCAGGGAGTTCTTGAAGTTAACAAAGATGGTTCTGTGCCTCGGATTGTTCCTAGTCATCCGGAAAAATGCATATCCTGTGGGGAATGTCTTGCAGTATGTCCTGTGGGGGCTCTTACTGAAGATGTTAGTGCTCTTAAAGCTAGACCTTGGGAAAAAACCAAAACCCGCACAGTTTGTCCTTACTGTGGTGTTGGATGTAATCTAGAACTCAACGTGGCAAGTGATCAGGTTATTAAGGTTACTGTGGATGAAACTGTTCCGCCAAATTATGGGGTTTTATGCGCAAAGGGAAGGTTCGGCTTTGAATTTATAAACAGCGAAAAAAGGCTTCAAAAGCCACTTGTGAGAAATGGCAATTCCTTTAAGGAAGTTTCTTGGGATGAAGCTCTGAACTATGTGGCAAAGAAGCTTAAAGAAATTAAAGATCAATATGGATCTTCAGCCATAGCTGGTCTTTGCTCGGCAAGGTGCACGAACGAAGAC
This region includes:
- the nuoD gene encoding NADH dehydrogenase (quinone) subunit D, with protein sequence MTVEGNETRKEMILNMGPQHPATHGVLRLLLHLEGEVVKKTIPIIGYLHRGVEKLGENRTYIQNIVFTDRLDYTASMSNNLSYALAVEKLCGIEVPERARVIRVIMTELQRIAAHLLWLGTYALDIGAMSVFFYCFREREKILDMFEMVSGQRLTPSYICIGGVRRDIDDKFLEALKVFCDTFNDYVKDYENLLTKNPIWIERLKDVAVLSAEDAINWGVTGPVLRASGVKFDFRRATPYCGYENYEFDIPVGTKGDCYDRYLVRVEEMRQSNRILKQAMKDIPDGPIMADVPFIAFPPKDQVMNNIEALIKHFKIASGTFQIPKGEVYSSIENPKGELGFYIVSDGSSKPYRMRIKSSCFVNLSALPFMTQGCLVADLIAALGSIDIVLGEIDR
- a CDS encoding NADH-quinone oxidoreductase subunit C, whose protein sequence is MNRQEIIDRIQGKVSSLIAGTSQGIDYPVVYVNKEHLIEFMKFLKEDEELSFDLISDVTAVDYPDRNPRFDVVYHIFSIKNGQRIRVKVPVGDGEGVESVTSVWRGAEWLEREVYDMFGITFYNHPDLRRILMEEDFKYYPLRKDFPLEGIEE
- a CDS encoding NADH-quinone oxidoreductase subunit A, which produces MLESYVPILILGVISVGFAFVTLLLSHLIGEQKPSDTKLMPYECGNIPIGHARERFPVKFYIIAMLFIIFDVEVAFMFPWAVLYEHLGMLGLVEMLIFVIILMLGLAYVWGKGGLEWE
- a CDS encoding FAD-dependent oxidoreductase, translating into MILFSSWQGEIVDNRGVKKAKKPKAIALPEEFKPGEKIKAFFGWDGIVVCDDSVDLIDMALNYADAMLKESCGKCTPCGQGSRFMRSFLEKLAKGEATKDDVDALRSLAVLIKSTSKCSIGQTAPVPILHVLEYFSDEVEKRIASKKPAQAGNYRYSVTAPCKNACPSNLDIPRYVEEIRDVRFEESLSIIREMTCLPGTLGRVCVRPCESNCRRALVEGSVSIKWLKRFAADFEFEHRKKPRITKVPATTGKRVAIVGAGPAGLSCAFYLALKGHSVTIFEKSKEPGGMATYGIPDYRLPPDVLRRHEVDIIKGLGVEIRYGVEVGKDVMIMDLHRDYDAVFIGVGAQTSAKMGIEGEDKGYRGFIPGVRYLYDINNGIDPYPEGKRVVVVGGGNVAMDCVRCSFRVGKTDVHLVYRRSRAEMPADPEEIHDAEEEGVIFHFLCNPTRIIEQDGKVVGVELIKMELGEPDQSGRRRPVPVPGSEFILETDILIPAIGQAVDLSFLAGCKDIKLTKWKTIDANPDTFETSVKGIFAAGDCVTGPDVLVRAAGGGRKAADRIDQYLRGIEPGPDEEELFDKLFSTIKVFNKNEKIEVPDGMERKELQKLDPEKRKWTFEEVEKGYTPSEAIYEAQRCLRCYRIGMIAC
- a CDS encoding NADH-quinone oxidoreductase subunit B family protein — its product is MGIEKNLANLGIVTTCLDKVLNWSRKNSLWPMTFGLACCALEMMVTVSARHDIARFGAEVYRGSPRQADLLIVPGTLTKKMLPMVLRLYEQMPEPKWVIAYGNCACTGGVFRTYNVVQGIDQYIPVDVYMAGCPPKPESLLTAIMMLRDKIDKESLKNRG